Proteins encoded in a region of the Solanum stenotomum isolate F172 unplaced genomic scaffold, ASM1918654v1 scaffold35404, whole genome shotgun sequence genome:
- the LOC125852452 gene encoding putative F-box protein At1g47790: protein MEKCNFCICQQKKKKKSNEMDIVAQRSIIWPEELIREILSWLPVRSLLRFKCVSKSWDITSDPYFKTKHQSRQVNSPRFLFAHTNFCRPQSFHNLYSNSSLSLDEDDVQNIDYLSSEYTCFHILCGSCDGLVLIRLPTRYTHELLLLWNPSTRESIHIPFPIFGLRNSIFGFGYDPTTHDYKILAIQESKSQTQCGILALKSGSWRNVYIETPHIFRTLKNSFGSKDPLAFVHGAFHWIHRNFCVGSFNISNEVYTMIPLSEQMYSYLSLAIFGDHHISILDGMVCLSSACKVDGEYAFTLWGMKDHGVKESWTQLFKIKIAPVSIVKPVYRFADGDVLFQCRDVVRDSFRTSKGRFRLWCDSFVKRGDMINIVTFNESLIDPKTLI, encoded by the exons ATGGAAAAGTGCAATTTTTGCATATGccaacaaaagaagaagaagaaatcgaACGAGATGGATATTGTTGCTCAG AGATCAATTATTTGGCCGGAGGAGTTAATAAGGGAGATCCTTAGTTGGTTGCCCGTACGATCTCTTTTACGATTCAAATGTGTTTCAAAATCTTGGGATATAACCTCCGATCCTTACTTCAAGACGAAGCATCAAAGTCGTCAAGTCAATTCTCCAAGATTTCTTTTTGCCCATACCAACTTCTGTCGCCCTCAGAGTTTTCATAACTTATATTCTAATTCTTCTTTATCTCTTGACGAAGACGATGTACAAAATATTGATTATCTCTCTTCAGAGTATACATGTTTTCACATACTATGTGGTTCTTGTGATGGATTGGTTCTCATCCGACTTCCTACTCGTTATACTCATGAGCTTCTCTTGTTATGGAACCCCTCAACACGAGAATCAATACATATTCCCTTTCCGATATTTGGATTACGTAACTCTATTTTTGGATTTGGATATGACCCAACTACTCATGACTATAAGATACTTGCAATTCAAGAAAGCAAATCACAAACACAATGTGGAATTCTCGCACTAAAAAGTGGTTCTTGGAGAAATGTCTATATTGAGACACCTCACATCTTTCGCACTTTGAAGAATTCGTTTGGTTCTAAGGATCCTTTGGCATTTGTACATGGAGCATTTCATTGGATTCATCGCAATTTTTGTGTGGGTTCATTCAATATTTCAAATGAGGTATATACAATGATACCATTGTCAGAGCAAATGTACTCTTATCTTTCCCTTGCTATCTTCGGGGACCATCATATTTCGATATTAGATGGAATGGTTTGCCTTTCTTCCGCTTGTAAGGTTGATGGAGAGTATGCTTTTACATTGTGGGGAATGAAAGACCACGGTGTCAAGGAAtcttggactcaattatttaaaataaaaattgcccCTGTTTCTATAGTCAAACCTGTTTATAGGTTTGCAGACGGTGATGTACTATTTCAGTGCCGCGATGTAGTACGTGATTCATTCAGGACATCCAAAGGAAGATTTCGGTTATGGTGTGATTCATTTGTTAAGCGTGGTGACATGATTAATATAGTCACTTTCAACGAGAGTTTGATCGATCCAAAAACACTTATTTAA